Proteins from one Antennarius striatus isolate MH-2024 chromosome 12, ASM4005453v1, whole genome shotgun sequence genomic window:
- the traf3ip1 gene encoding TRAF3-interacting protein 1 isoform X4, with translation MSNTAVEKTQDTLGKIIKKPLLTQKLLGRPPFRFLHDIFTEVIRTTGFMKGLYSESELKADNVKDKESKMNFLQKALDVVILVSGEPLAAKPGHIVAGHEPEKTNELLQAIAKCCLNKMSSDDAVKRVLSGEKVDSKTKPSTSRLQDKENREGGERRLDREEKKNVKEHSATRAQKTPDQPKEQESRRRHGEKQEHRDKDRTAKHHRSEQDRHTNDHDNDRKPAQDHQGKDYERKRRQDRDHHAKDHDRDERRDRDHHSKDRDRDVRRDKDRDRHKEGRARERDKDDRDRDREKEKEKKRDRERTRERDPDRERDKEKRRDRDKEQDKQTERYKEGAENSENGIIKARVSEEPQQTTGPEELSKSPPAEPKPEEQSDGPARIPRPSSAKGQRRRPNIGNQDGDVQLDQKPESHENGIASVSDVAPRKIPRPSSARPAPPPVRRQESYTDLAQSERMSSAKPLAPVIMDGKRLSEDEDGQFVIDVVPPPPDALVMQVEPAQNLDSEDKHGGLVKKILETKRDYESSPRTKPNVVSEEARQKQRDMVAQELERLDSSIQMVCSSTLPLGTCMNYVQEDMDAMHAERQNWRQKNQEYAQALLQEKRETDRVLYPLLVELSELELLIKKEQEKIFTSKANILKNRDKIQKMTGKSFSPES, from the exons ATGAGCAACACGGCCGTAGAGAAGACTCAGGACACGCTGGGCAAGATCATTAAGAAGCCGCTCCTGACTCAGAAATTGTTGGGCAGACCACCGTTTCGGTTCCTCCATGACATTTTCACCGAG GTCATACGAACAACGGGCTTTATGAAAGGTCTGTACAGCGAAAGTGAATTAAAGGCCGATAATGTCAAG GATAAGGAATCTAAGATGAACTTCCTCCAGAAGGCATTAGATGTTGTGATTCTAGTGAGTGGTGAGCCCCTGGCAGCCAAGCCAGGACACATAGTTGCCGGCCATGAGCCCGAGAAAACCAATGAGCTGCTGCAGGCCATAGCCAAGTGCTGCCTCAATAAG ATGTCCAGCGATGATGCTGTCAAACGGGTGCTTTCAGGAGAAAAGGTAGATTCAAAGACCAAACCCAGCACCTCCAGGCTCCAGGACAAAGAAAATAGAGAGGGGGGTGAACGTCGTCTGGATAGAGAG gagaagaaaaatgttaaaGAGCACAGTGCGACCAGAGCCCAGAAGACCCCAGACCAGCCAAAAGAACAAGAGAGCCGTCGCAGACATGGTGAGAAACAGGAGCACCGTGACAAGGACCGCACTGCCAAGCACCACCGCAGTGAACAGGACCGCCACACAAACGATCACGATAATGACAGGAAACCTGCTCAGGACCACCAAGGCAAAGATTATGAGAGAAAAAGGAGACAAGACCGGGATCACCATGCCAAAGACCACGACAGAGATGAGAGACGAGACCGTGATCATCACTCCAAAGACCGTGACAGAGATGTAAGACGagataaagacagagacagGCATAAAGAAGGACGTGCTAGAGAGCGAGACAAGGACGACAGAGATAGGGAcagggaaaaggaaaaagagaagaaaagggaCAGAGAAAGGACGAGAGAGAGGGATCctgacagagaaagagacaagGAGAAACGAAGGGACAGAGATAAAGaacaagacaaacagacagagagatacAAAGAGGGGGCTGAGAACAGCGAGAATGGCATTATAAAG GCCAGAGTATCAGAAGAACCACAGCAAACAACCGGCCCTGAGGAGCTGAGCAAAAGTCCACCAGCA GAACCTAAACCAGAAGAACAG TCTGATGGTCCAGCGAGAATACCTCGACCTTCATCTGCCAAAGGACAGAGACGGAGACCCAACATTGGTAATCAAG ATGGAGATGTCCAGTTAGACCAGAAACCTGAGTCCCATGAAAATGGAATTGCTTCAGTCTCAGATGTGGCCCCCAG GAAAATACCGAGGCCCAGCAGTGCTCGACCAGCACCTCCTCCAGTCAGGAGACAAGAAAGCTACACTGACTTGGCCCAGTCAGAGAG GATGTCCAGTGCTAAGCCCTTAGCACCCGTTATCATGGATGGGAAGAGGCTTTCTGAGGATGAAGATGGTCAGTTTGTTATTGATGTGGTCCCTCCACCCCCTGATGCTCTTGTGATGCAGGTC GAGCCTGCACAAAACCTTGACAGTGAAGACAAGCATG GTGGCCTGGTGAAAAAGATACTTGAGACCAAAAGGGACTACGAGTCCTCCCCCAGAACTAAACCC AACGTGGTGTCTGAAGAAGCACGGCAGAAACAGCGGGACATGGTGGCCCAAGAGCTGGAACGCCTCGACTCGTCCATCCAGATGGTGTGCAGCAGCACCCTGCCTTTGGGTACCTGCATGAACTACGTTCAGGAGGACATGGACGCCATGCACGCCGAGCGTCAAAACTGGCGGCAGAAGAACCAGGAGTACGCTCAAGCCTTGCTGCAGGAGAAGAG AGAGACGGACAGAGTTTTGTACCCTCTTTTGGTTGAACTTTCTGAGCTGGAGCTGCTTATTAAGAAAGAGCAAGAGAAAATATTTACCTCCAAGGCCAACATATTGAAGAATCGGGACAAGATTCAGAAGATGACAGGAAAGAGCTTCTCTCCAGAGTCGTGA
- the traf3ip1 gene encoding TRAF3-interacting protein 1 isoform X2, which yields MSNTAVEKTQDTLGKIIKKPLLTQKLLGRPPFRFLHDIFTEVIRTTGFMKGLYSESELKADNVKDKESKMNFLQKALDVVILVSGEPLAAKPGHIVAGHEPEKTNELLQAIAKCCLNKMSSDDAVKRVLSGEKVDSKTKPSTSRLQDKENREGGERRLDREEKKNVKEHSATRAQKTPDQPKEQESRRRHGEKQEHRDKDRTAKHHRSEQDRHTNDHDNDRKPAQDHQGKDYERKRRQDRDHHAKDHDRDERRDRDHHSKDRDRDVRRDKDRDRHKEGRARERDKDDRDRDREKEKEKKRDRERTRERDPDRERDKEKRRDRDKEQDKQTERYKEGAENSENGIIKARVSEEPQQTTGPEELSKSPPAEPKPEEQSDGPARIPRPSSAKGQRRRPNIGNQAGSDSEGDGDVQLDQKPESHENGIASVSDVAPRKIPRPSSARPAPPPVRRQESYTDLAQSERMSSAKPLAPVIMDGKRLSEDEDGQFVIDVVPPPPDALVMQEPAQNLDSEDKHGGLVKKILETKRDYESSPRTKPNVVSEEARQKQRDMVAQELERLDSSIQMVCSSTLPLGTCMNYVQEDMDAMHAERQNWRQKNQEYAQALLQEKRETDRVLYPLLVELSELELLIKKEQEKIFTSKANILKNRDKIQKMTGKSFSPES from the exons ATGAGCAACACGGCCGTAGAGAAGACTCAGGACACGCTGGGCAAGATCATTAAGAAGCCGCTCCTGACTCAGAAATTGTTGGGCAGACCACCGTTTCGGTTCCTCCATGACATTTTCACCGAG GTCATACGAACAACGGGCTTTATGAAAGGTCTGTACAGCGAAAGTGAATTAAAGGCCGATAATGTCAAG GATAAGGAATCTAAGATGAACTTCCTCCAGAAGGCATTAGATGTTGTGATTCTAGTGAGTGGTGAGCCCCTGGCAGCCAAGCCAGGACACATAGTTGCCGGCCATGAGCCCGAGAAAACCAATGAGCTGCTGCAGGCCATAGCCAAGTGCTGCCTCAATAAG ATGTCCAGCGATGATGCTGTCAAACGGGTGCTTTCAGGAGAAAAGGTAGATTCAAAGACCAAACCCAGCACCTCCAGGCTCCAGGACAAAGAAAATAGAGAGGGGGGTGAACGTCGTCTGGATAGAGAG gagaagaaaaatgttaaaGAGCACAGTGCGACCAGAGCCCAGAAGACCCCAGACCAGCCAAAAGAACAAGAGAGCCGTCGCAGACATGGTGAGAAACAGGAGCACCGTGACAAGGACCGCACTGCCAAGCACCACCGCAGTGAACAGGACCGCCACACAAACGATCACGATAATGACAGGAAACCTGCTCAGGACCACCAAGGCAAAGATTATGAGAGAAAAAGGAGACAAGACCGGGATCACCATGCCAAAGACCACGACAGAGATGAGAGACGAGACCGTGATCATCACTCCAAAGACCGTGACAGAGATGTAAGACGagataaagacagagacagGCATAAAGAAGGACGTGCTAGAGAGCGAGACAAGGACGACAGAGATAGGGAcagggaaaaggaaaaagagaagaaaagggaCAGAGAAAGGACGAGAGAGAGGGATCctgacagagaaagagacaagGAGAAACGAAGGGACAGAGATAAAGaacaagacaaacagacagagagatacAAAGAGGGGGCTGAGAACAGCGAGAATGGCATTATAAAG GCCAGAGTATCAGAAGAACCACAGCAAACAACCGGCCCTGAGGAGCTGAGCAAAAGTCCACCAGCA GAACCTAAACCAGAAGAACAG TCTGATGGTCCAGCGAGAATACCTCGACCTTCATCTGCCAAAGGACAGAGACGGAGACCCAACATTGGTAATCAAG CTGGGTCTGACAGCGAGGGAg ATGGAGATGTCCAGTTAGACCAGAAACCTGAGTCCCATGAAAATGGAATTGCTTCAGTCTCAGATGTGGCCCCCAG GAAAATACCGAGGCCCAGCAGTGCTCGACCAGCACCTCCTCCAGTCAGGAGACAAGAAAGCTACACTGACTTGGCCCAGTCAGAGAG GATGTCCAGTGCTAAGCCCTTAGCACCCGTTATCATGGATGGGAAGAGGCTTTCTGAGGATGAAGATGGTCAGTTTGTTATTGATGTGGTCCCTCCACCCCCTGATGCTCTTGTGATGCAG GAGCCTGCACAAAACCTTGACAGTGAAGACAAGCATG GTGGCCTGGTGAAAAAGATACTTGAGACCAAAAGGGACTACGAGTCCTCCCCCAGAACTAAACCC AACGTGGTGTCTGAAGAAGCACGGCAGAAACAGCGGGACATGGTGGCCCAAGAGCTGGAACGCCTCGACTCGTCCATCCAGATGGTGTGCAGCAGCACCCTGCCTTTGGGTACCTGCATGAACTACGTTCAGGAGGACATGGACGCCATGCACGCCGAGCGTCAAAACTGGCGGCAGAAGAACCAGGAGTACGCTCAAGCCTTGCTGCAGGAGAAGAG AGAGACGGACAGAGTTTTGTACCCTCTTTTGGTTGAACTTTCTGAGCTGGAGCTGCTTATTAAGAAAGAGCAAGAGAAAATATTTACCTCCAAGGCCAACATATTGAAGAATCGGGACAAGATTCAGAAGATGACAGGAAAGAGCTTCTCTCCAGAGTCGTGA
- the traf3ip1 gene encoding TRAF3-interacting protein 1 isoform X3 has translation MSNTAVEKTQDTLGKIIKKPLLTQKLLGRPPFRFLHDIFTEVIRTTGFMKGLYSESELKADNVKDKESKMNFLQKALDVVILVSGEPLAAKPGHIVAGHEPEKTNELLQAIAKCCLNKMSSDDAVKRVLSGEKVDSKTKPSTSRLQDKENREGGERRLDREEKKNVKEHSATRAQKTPDQPKEQESRRRHGEKQEHRDKDRTAKHHRSEQDRHTNDHDNDRKPAQDHQGKDYERKRRQDRDHHAKDHDRDERRDRDHHSKDRDRDVRRDKDRDRHKEGRARERDKDDRDRDREKEKEKKRDRERTRERDPDRERDKEKRRDRDKEQDKQTERYKEGAENSENGIIKARVSEEPQQTTGPEELSKSPPASDGPARIPRPSSAKGQRRRPNIGNQAGSDSEGDGDVQLDQKPESHENGIASVSDVAPRKIPRPSSARPAPPPVRRQESYTDLAQSERMSSAKPLAPVIMDGKRLSEDEDGQFVIDVVPPPPDALVMQVEPAQNLDSEDKHGGLVKKILETKRDYESSPRTKPNVVSEEARQKQRDMVAQELERLDSSIQMVCSSTLPLGTCMNYVQEDMDAMHAERQNWRQKNQEYAQALLQEKRETDRVLYPLLVELSELELLIKKEQEKIFTSKANILKNRDKIQKMTGKSFSPES, from the exons ATGAGCAACACGGCCGTAGAGAAGACTCAGGACACGCTGGGCAAGATCATTAAGAAGCCGCTCCTGACTCAGAAATTGTTGGGCAGACCACCGTTTCGGTTCCTCCATGACATTTTCACCGAG GTCATACGAACAACGGGCTTTATGAAAGGTCTGTACAGCGAAAGTGAATTAAAGGCCGATAATGTCAAG GATAAGGAATCTAAGATGAACTTCCTCCAGAAGGCATTAGATGTTGTGATTCTAGTGAGTGGTGAGCCCCTGGCAGCCAAGCCAGGACACATAGTTGCCGGCCATGAGCCCGAGAAAACCAATGAGCTGCTGCAGGCCATAGCCAAGTGCTGCCTCAATAAG ATGTCCAGCGATGATGCTGTCAAACGGGTGCTTTCAGGAGAAAAGGTAGATTCAAAGACCAAACCCAGCACCTCCAGGCTCCAGGACAAAGAAAATAGAGAGGGGGGTGAACGTCGTCTGGATAGAGAG gagaagaaaaatgttaaaGAGCACAGTGCGACCAGAGCCCAGAAGACCCCAGACCAGCCAAAAGAACAAGAGAGCCGTCGCAGACATGGTGAGAAACAGGAGCACCGTGACAAGGACCGCACTGCCAAGCACCACCGCAGTGAACAGGACCGCCACACAAACGATCACGATAATGACAGGAAACCTGCTCAGGACCACCAAGGCAAAGATTATGAGAGAAAAAGGAGACAAGACCGGGATCACCATGCCAAAGACCACGACAGAGATGAGAGACGAGACCGTGATCATCACTCCAAAGACCGTGACAGAGATGTAAGACGagataaagacagagacagGCATAAAGAAGGACGTGCTAGAGAGCGAGACAAGGACGACAGAGATAGGGAcagggaaaaggaaaaagagaagaaaagggaCAGAGAAAGGACGAGAGAGAGGGATCctgacagagaaagagacaagGAGAAACGAAGGGACAGAGATAAAGaacaagacaaacagacagagagatacAAAGAGGGGGCTGAGAACAGCGAGAATGGCATTATAAAG GCCAGAGTATCAGAAGAACCACAGCAAACAACCGGCCCTGAGGAGCTGAGCAAAAGTCCACCAGCA TCTGATGGTCCAGCGAGAATACCTCGACCTTCATCTGCCAAAGGACAGAGACGGAGACCCAACATTGGTAATCAAG CTGGGTCTGACAGCGAGGGAg ATGGAGATGTCCAGTTAGACCAGAAACCTGAGTCCCATGAAAATGGAATTGCTTCAGTCTCAGATGTGGCCCCCAG GAAAATACCGAGGCCCAGCAGTGCTCGACCAGCACCTCCTCCAGTCAGGAGACAAGAAAGCTACACTGACTTGGCCCAGTCAGAGAG GATGTCCAGTGCTAAGCCCTTAGCACCCGTTATCATGGATGGGAAGAGGCTTTCTGAGGATGAAGATGGTCAGTTTGTTATTGATGTGGTCCCTCCACCCCCTGATGCTCTTGTGATGCAGGTC GAGCCTGCACAAAACCTTGACAGTGAAGACAAGCATG GTGGCCTGGTGAAAAAGATACTTGAGACCAAAAGGGACTACGAGTCCTCCCCCAGAACTAAACCC AACGTGGTGTCTGAAGAAGCACGGCAGAAACAGCGGGACATGGTGGCCCAAGAGCTGGAACGCCTCGACTCGTCCATCCAGATGGTGTGCAGCAGCACCCTGCCTTTGGGTACCTGCATGAACTACGTTCAGGAGGACATGGACGCCATGCACGCCGAGCGTCAAAACTGGCGGCAGAAGAACCAGGAGTACGCTCAAGCCTTGCTGCAGGAGAAGAG AGAGACGGACAGAGTTTTGTACCCTCTTTTGGTTGAACTTTCTGAGCTGGAGCTGCTTATTAAGAAAGAGCAAGAGAAAATATTTACCTCCAAGGCCAACATATTGAAGAATCGGGACAAGATTCAGAAGATGACAGGAAAGAGCTTCTCTCCAGAGTCGTGA
- the traf3ip1 gene encoding TRAF3-interacting protein 1 isoform X5 — protein sequence MSNTAVEKTQDTLGKIIKKPLLTQKLLGRPPFRFLHDIFTEVIRTTGFMKGLYSESELKADNVKDKESKMNFLQKALDVVILVSGEPLAAKPGHIVAGHEPEKTNELLQAIAKCCLNKMSSDDAVKRVLSGEKVDSKTKPSTSRLQDKENREGGERRLDREEKKNVKEHSATRAQKTPDQPKEQESRRRHGEKQEHRDKDRTAKHHRSEQDRHTNDHDNDRKPAQDHQGKDYERKRRQDRDHHAKDHDRDERRDRDHHSKDRDRDVRRDKDRDRHKEGRARERDKDDRDRDREKEKEKKRDRERTRERDPDRERDKEKRRDRDKEQDKQTERYKEGAENSENGIIKARVSEEPQQTTGPEELSKSPPASDGPARIPRPSSAKGQRRRPNIGNQDGDVQLDQKPESHENGIASVSDVAPRKIPRPSSARPAPPPVRRQESYTDLAQSERMSSAKPLAPVIMDGKRLSEDEDGQFVIDVVPPPPDALVMQVEPAQNLDSEDKHGGLVKKILETKRDYESSPRTKPNVVSEEARQKQRDMVAQELERLDSSIQMVCSSTLPLGTCMNYVQEDMDAMHAERQNWRQKNQEYAQALLQEKRETDRVLYPLLVELSELELLIKKEQEKIFTSKANILKNRDKIQKMTGKSFSPES from the exons ATGAGCAACACGGCCGTAGAGAAGACTCAGGACACGCTGGGCAAGATCATTAAGAAGCCGCTCCTGACTCAGAAATTGTTGGGCAGACCACCGTTTCGGTTCCTCCATGACATTTTCACCGAG GTCATACGAACAACGGGCTTTATGAAAGGTCTGTACAGCGAAAGTGAATTAAAGGCCGATAATGTCAAG GATAAGGAATCTAAGATGAACTTCCTCCAGAAGGCATTAGATGTTGTGATTCTAGTGAGTGGTGAGCCCCTGGCAGCCAAGCCAGGACACATAGTTGCCGGCCATGAGCCCGAGAAAACCAATGAGCTGCTGCAGGCCATAGCCAAGTGCTGCCTCAATAAG ATGTCCAGCGATGATGCTGTCAAACGGGTGCTTTCAGGAGAAAAGGTAGATTCAAAGACCAAACCCAGCACCTCCAGGCTCCAGGACAAAGAAAATAGAGAGGGGGGTGAACGTCGTCTGGATAGAGAG gagaagaaaaatgttaaaGAGCACAGTGCGACCAGAGCCCAGAAGACCCCAGACCAGCCAAAAGAACAAGAGAGCCGTCGCAGACATGGTGAGAAACAGGAGCACCGTGACAAGGACCGCACTGCCAAGCACCACCGCAGTGAACAGGACCGCCACACAAACGATCACGATAATGACAGGAAACCTGCTCAGGACCACCAAGGCAAAGATTATGAGAGAAAAAGGAGACAAGACCGGGATCACCATGCCAAAGACCACGACAGAGATGAGAGACGAGACCGTGATCATCACTCCAAAGACCGTGACAGAGATGTAAGACGagataaagacagagacagGCATAAAGAAGGACGTGCTAGAGAGCGAGACAAGGACGACAGAGATAGGGAcagggaaaaggaaaaagagaagaaaagggaCAGAGAAAGGACGAGAGAGAGGGATCctgacagagaaagagacaagGAGAAACGAAGGGACAGAGATAAAGaacaagacaaacagacagagagatacAAAGAGGGGGCTGAGAACAGCGAGAATGGCATTATAAAG GCCAGAGTATCAGAAGAACCACAGCAAACAACCGGCCCTGAGGAGCTGAGCAAAAGTCCACCAGCA TCTGATGGTCCAGCGAGAATACCTCGACCTTCATCTGCCAAAGGACAGAGACGGAGACCCAACATTGGTAATCAAG ATGGAGATGTCCAGTTAGACCAGAAACCTGAGTCCCATGAAAATGGAATTGCTTCAGTCTCAGATGTGGCCCCCAG GAAAATACCGAGGCCCAGCAGTGCTCGACCAGCACCTCCTCCAGTCAGGAGACAAGAAAGCTACACTGACTTGGCCCAGTCAGAGAG GATGTCCAGTGCTAAGCCCTTAGCACCCGTTATCATGGATGGGAAGAGGCTTTCTGAGGATGAAGATGGTCAGTTTGTTATTGATGTGGTCCCTCCACCCCCTGATGCTCTTGTGATGCAGGTC GAGCCTGCACAAAACCTTGACAGTGAAGACAAGCATG GTGGCCTGGTGAAAAAGATACTTGAGACCAAAAGGGACTACGAGTCCTCCCCCAGAACTAAACCC AACGTGGTGTCTGAAGAAGCACGGCAGAAACAGCGGGACATGGTGGCCCAAGAGCTGGAACGCCTCGACTCGTCCATCCAGATGGTGTGCAGCAGCACCCTGCCTTTGGGTACCTGCATGAACTACGTTCAGGAGGACATGGACGCCATGCACGCCGAGCGTCAAAACTGGCGGCAGAAGAACCAGGAGTACGCTCAAGCCTTGCTGCAGGAGAAGAG AGAGACGGACAGAGTTTTGTACCCTCTTTTGGTTGAACTTTCTGAGCTGGAGCTGCTTATTAAGAAAGAGCAAGAGAAAATATTTACCTCCAAGGCCAACATATTGAAGAATCGGGACAAGATTCAGAAGATGACAGGAAAGAGCTTCTCTCCAGAGTCGTGA
- the traf3ip1 gene encoding TRAF3-interacting protein 1 isoform X1, which translates to MSNTAVEKTQDTLGKIIKKPLLTQKLLGRPPFRFLHDIFTEVIRTTGFMKGLYSESELKADNVKDKESKMNFLQKALDVVILVSGEPLAAKPGHIVAGHEPEKTNELLQAIAKCCLNKMSSDDAVKRVLSGEKVDSKTKPSTSRLQDKENREGGERRLDREEKKNVKEHSATRAQKTPDQPKEQESRRRHGEKQEHRDKDRTAKHHRSEQDRHTNDHDNDRKPAQDHQGKDYERKRRQDRDHHAKDHDRDERRDRDHHSKDRDRDVRRDKDRDRHKEGRARERDKDDRDRDREKEKEKKRDRERTRERDPDRERDKEKRRDRDKEQDKQTERYKEGAENSENGIIKARVSEEPQQTTGPEELSKSPPAEPKPEEQSDGPARIPRPSSAKGQRRRPNIGNQAGSDSEGDGDVQLDQKPESHENGIASVSDVAPRKIPRPSSARPAPPPVRRQESYTDLAQSERMSSAKPLAPVIMDGKRLSEDEDGQFVIDVVPPPPDALVMQVEPAQNLDSEDKHGGLVKKILETKRDYESSPRTKPNVVSEEARQKQRDMVAQELERLDSSIQMVCSSTLPLGTCMNYVQEDMDAMHAERQNWRQKNQEYAQALLQEKRETDRVLYPLLVELSELELLIKKEQEKIFTSKANILKNRDKIQKMTGKSFSPES; encoded by the exons ATGAGCAACACGGCCGTAGAGAAGACTCAGGACACGCTGGGCAAGATCATTAAGAAGCCGCTCCTGACTCAGAAATTGTTGGGCAGACCACCGTTTCGGTTCCTCCATGACATTTTCACCGAG GTCATACGAACAACGGGCTTTATGAAAGGTCTGTACAGCGAAAGTGAATTAAAGGCCGATAATGTCAAG GATAAGGAATCTAAGATGAACTTCCTCCAGAAGGCATTAGATGTTGTGATTCTAGTGAGTGGTGAGCCCCTGGCAGCCAAGCCAGGACACATAGTTGCCGGCCATGAGCCCGAGAAAACCAATGAGCTGCTGCAGGCCATAGCCAAGTGCTGCCTCAATAAG ATGTCCAGCGATGATGCTGTCAAACGGGTGCTTTCAGGAGAAAAGGTAGATTCAAAGACCAAACCCAGCACCTCCAGGCTCCAGGACAAAGAAAATAGAGAGGGGGGTGAACGTCGTCTGGATAGAGAG gagaagaaaaatgttaaaGAGCACAGTGCGACCAGAGCCCAGAAGACCCCAGACCAGCCAAAAGAACAAGAGAGCCGTCGCAGACATGGTGAGAAACAGGAGCACCGTGACAAGGACCGCACTGCCAAGCACCACCGCAGTGAACAGGACCGCCACACAAACGATCACGATAATGACAGGAAACCTGCTCAGGACCACCAAGGCAAAGATTATGAGAGAAAAAGGAGACAAGACCGGGATCACCATGCCAAAGACCACGACAGAGATGAGAGACGAGACCGTGATCATCACTCCAAAGACCGTGACAGAGATGTAAGACGagataaagacagagacagGCATAAAGAAGGACGTGCTAGAGAGCGAGACAAGGACGACAGAGATAGGGAcagggaaaaggaaaaagagaagaaaagggaCAGAGAAAGGACGAGAGAGAGGGATCctgacagagaaagagacaagGAGAAACGAAGGGACAGAGATAAAGaacaagacaaacagacagagagatacAAAGAGGGGGCTGAGAACAGCGAGAATGGCATTATAAAG GCCAGAGTATCAGAAGAACCACAGCAAACAACCGGCCCTGAGGAGCTGAGCAAAAGTCCACCAGCA GAACCTAAACCAGAAGAACAG TCTGATGGTCCAGCGAGAATACCTCGACCTTCATCTGCCAAAGGACAGAGACGGAGACCCAACATTGGTAATCAAG CTGGGTCTGACAGCGAGGGAg ATGGAGATGTCCAGTTAGACCAGAAACCTGAGTCCCATGAAAATGGAATTGCTTCAGTCTCAGATGTGGCCCCCAG GAAAATACCGAGGCCCAGCAGTGCTCGACCAGCACCTCCTCCAGTCAGGAGACAAGAAAGCTACACTGACTTGGCCCAGTCAGAGAG GATGTCCAGTGCTAAGCCCTTAGCACCCGTTATCATGGATGGGAAGAGGCTTTCTGAGGATGAAGATGGTCAGTTTGTTATTGATGTGGTCCCTCCACCCCCTGATGCTCTTGTGATGCAGGTC GAGCCTGCACAAAACCTTGACAGTGAAGACAAGCATG GTGGCCTGGTGAAAAAGATACTTGAGACCAAAAGGGACTACGAGTCCTCCCCCAGAACTAAACCC AACGTGGTGTCTGAAGAAGCACGGCAGAAACAGCGGGACATGGTGGCCCAAGAGCTGGAACGCCTCGACTCGTCCATCCAGATGGTGTGCAGCAGCACCCTGCCTTTGGGTACCTGCATGAACTACGTTCAGGAGGACATGGACGCCATGCACGCCGAGCGTCAAAACTGGCGGCAGAAGAACCAGGAGTACGCTCAAGCCTTGCTGCAGGAGAAGAG AGAGACGGACAGAGTTTTGTACCCTCTTTTGGTTGAACTTTCTGAGCTGGAGCTGCTTATTAAGAAAGAGCAAGAGAAAATATTTACCTCCAAGGCCAACATATTGAAGAATCGGGACAAGATTCAGAAGATGACAGGAAAGAGCTTCTCTCCAGAGTCGTGA